Proteins from one Oscillatoria nigro-viridis PCC 7112 genomic window:
- the cas5d gene encoding type I-D CRISPR-associated protein Cas5/Csc1, translated as MPQLELFRTSFTSIIAYQTARLVELWCAEPVFFASRELSDTYYTEGAIGNYALAYALGWARSPYRLTGQDTSRPRYIEDLTPLSGNSYILPAWPAGGTLSFRFERFNALSDSYWYAMTNNRVATAREDLPLSRTGKKPSTYRPSNFPQTGRLRVIERGNRFQTLVFGDRELPEYIRVGKFTSKVRVEIVKKLDFVQLPRGDYRCNTYLSAADLPANIELLAFDLISMPPASLLKNLSFRGEALQAGDFILPANLEFCGGNNNGSSEN; from the coding sequence ATGCCGCAATTAGAACTTTTCCGAACTTCTTTCACTTCGATAATTGCCTATCAAACCGCACGCTTAGTCGAACTTTGGTGCGCCGAACCCGTGTTTTTTGCCTCGCGGGAATTGTCCGATACTTACTATACCGAAGGGGCGATCGGCAATTATGCACTAGCCTATGCTTTAGGTTGGGCGCGATCGCCCTATCGCCTTACCGGCCAAGACACCAGCAGACCTCGGTATATAGAAGATTTAACGCCCCTTTCCGGTAATAGCTACATCCTCCCCGCATGGCCGGCTGGCGGCACTTTATCCTTCCGATTTGAGCGGTTTAACGCTCTTTCTGACTCCTATTGGTATGCGATGACAAATAACCGAGTAGCAACGGCGCGCGAAGATTTACCCCTCAGTAGAACGGGGAAAAAACCCAGTACCTATCGCCCTAGCAACTTCCCCCAAACCGGGCGATTGCGAGTAATTGAACGGGGAAATCGGTTTCAGACATTAGTATTTGGCGATCGCGAATTGCCCGAATACATTCGCGTCGGCAAATTTACCAGCAAAGTCCGCGTTGAAATCGTGAAAAAACTCGATTTTGTGCAACTTCCGAGGGGCGATTATCGCTGCAATACTTATCTCAGCGCTGCCGACTTACCTGCAAATATCGAACTCCTCGCTTTCGACTTAATTTCGATGCCGCCCGCATCGTTATTGAAAAATCTTTCGTTTCGCGGTGAAGCGCTGCAAGCCGGTGATTTTATTCTCCCAGCTAACCTTGAATTTTGTGGTGGAAACAACAATGGATCATCTGAAAATTAA
- the cas3 gene encoding type I-D CRISPR-associated helicase Cas3', which translates to MDHLKIKLEPASISACPQLPKPLEFMGQALQHQVDVYEASENNDIILDLAPTGTGKTKAGLSVLLHNSQRNAIYIAPTNALIDQQTEAAEKFVLDARLPHLVKAASAKQVNSWPDDRVGKRSGEKIYNVLREPATIFPECGGGRPILLVTNPDIFYYAAFFQYNPLDRGNIASEFYSSFSTVIFDEFHLYDAKQLVSLFFYLALSKEFGYFQYKRKIVLLTATPEPACEEALNVLGKNGVKIARIDGKSQISYLRPSQTEVNLEIRKQVDKETTIAEIVQEVLRRLRENPDQNGAVILDAKDTLGRISDQLRDRGFSDFCGRITGDTPKEERPLAAQKQVILATSTVDVGFNFDRENETPRQNLDWLIFSTRDRFSFWQRIGRVGRVLGKTQTEIPSEAIAYLPDRAWEQGIEQLDCFGGRKALTEMLESLDCMKRPFLDIYWRSEAFLEIAKPLLELEIVFDNLPEASLVMQLYQTMQIVLGGKRDWNSYRRRMKVLQGAENVAKSTIKQIQKEWQYIKGGQNCVISFMQANYPEDWAEIDSGRTSIELVEEKIRKNQKVAEELKEYATILKASYAPLFKFRESLFENVKIYDPKNFLLDEVGETNLDPIHLLRFFEFASDENGIVLTDRATETYGLKFALQVADLEDFANHYLGKLYAFKNCKIERTIGDNVRPTALISQLTPPLMPGVIVREHRKNRWAILKLRKQGIECYPITVKDSFANEQEYTFFPSLSGILAIASAGVTLKCPDNQEFWVI; encoded by the coding sequence ATGGATCATCTGAAAATTAAACTCGAACCAGCAAGCATTTCTGCCTGTCCCCAATTGCCTAAACCATTGGAATTTATGGGACAAGCATTGCAGCATCAAGTCGATGTTTATGAAGCGTCCGAAAATAATGATATCATTCTAGACCTCGCACCGACTGGAACGGGAAAAACCAAAGCCGGATTGAGTGTTTTGCTGCACAATTCTCAGCGCAATGCTATCTATATCGCCCCGACAAATGCCTTAATTGACCAGCAAACGGAAGCCGCCGAAAAATTTGTTCTGGATGCGCGTTTACCTCATCTCGTGAAAGCTGCTTCTGCTAAACAAGTCAATTCCTGGCCCGACGATCGCGTTGGGAAACGTTCAGGGGAAAAAATCTATAATGTTTTGCGCGAACCTGCAACTATTTTTCCCGAATGCGGTGGCGGTAGACCAATTTTGCTGGTGACAAATCCGGATATTTTCTACTACGCTGCATTTTTTCAATACAATCCACTCGATCGCGGAAATATTGCCAGTGAATTTTACAGCAGTTTCTCGACTGTAATTTTCGATGAATTTCACCTTTACGATGCCAAACAATTAGTTAGCTTGTTTTTCTATCTCGCTTTATCTAAAGAGTTTGGCTACTTTCAGTACAAGAGAAAAATTGTTCTGTTGACGGCAACACCAGAACCTGCTTGTGAAGAAGCCTTAAATGTGTTAGGAAAAAATGGGGTAAAAATTGCTCGAATCGATGGCAAAAGTCAAATTAGTTATCTACGTCCTTCTCAAACTGAAGTCAATCTAGAAATTCGCAAGCAGGTTGATAAAGAAACTACGATCGCAGAAATTGTGCAAGAAGTTCTACGGCGACTCAGAGAAAATCCTGACCAAAATGGGGCGGTAATTCTTGATGCCAAAGATACCCTAGGGCGCATTTCTGACCAATTGCGCGATCGCGGATTTTCCGATTTCTGCGGGCGAATTACGGGGGATACACCGAAGGAAGAACGCCCGCTGGCCGCCCAAAAACAAGTGATTCTAGCTACGAGTACCGTTGATGTGGGCTTCAACTTCGATCGGGAGAACGAAACGCCCCGGCAAAATCTCGATTGGTTGATTTTTTCCACGCGCGATCGCTTTTCATTCTGGCAGCGCATCGGGCGTGTCGGAAGGGTTTTAGGGAAAACGCAAACCGAAATTCCTTCTGAGGCGATCGCCTATTTACCCGATCGCGCTTGGGAACAAGGCATCGAACAACTTGACTGTTTTGGCGGACGCAAAGCCCTGACGGAAATGTTAGAAAGTCTAGACTGCATGAAGCGTCCGTTTCTCGACATTTACTGGCGTTCCGAAGCTTTTCTAGAAATTGCCAAACCATTATTAGAACTAGAAATAGTGTTTGACAATTTGCCCGAAGCAAGTTTAGTTATGCAGCTTTATCAAACCATGCAAATAGTGTTGGGAGGTAAACGAGACTGGAATTCTTACCGGCGGCGGATGAAAGTATTGCAAGGTGCCGAAAATGTGGCTAAATCCACTATCAAACAAATTCAAAAAGAGTGGCAATACATTAAAGGCGGTCAAAACTGCGTCATCAGTTTTATGCAAGCAAACTATCCAGAAGATTGGGCAGAAATAGATTCTGGGAGAACGTCAATCGAATTAGTTGAGGAAAAAATCCGCAAAAACCAAAAAGTCGCCGAAGAGTTGAAAGAATACGCGACAATTCTCAAAGCCAGCTATGCACCACTTTTCAAATTTCGAGAAAGTTTGTTTGAAAATGTCAAAATTTACGACCCCAAAAACTTTTTACTCGATGAAGTCGGCGAAACCAATCTCGATCCCATTCACCTGCTGAGATTTTTTGAATTTGCGTCCGATGAAAATGGGATTGTGCTTACCGATCGCGCCACCGAAACTTACGGGCTCAAATTTGCCTTGCAAGTTGCAGATTTAGAAGATTTTGCGAACCACTATCTTGGCAAACTTTATGCTTTTAAAAATTGTAAGATCGAACGGACGATCGGCGATAACGTCCGTCCCACAGCGTTAATTTCCCAGCTTACACCACCCTTAATGCCCGGTGTGATTGTCCGAGAACATCGCAAAAATCGCTGGGCAATTCTCAAACTCAGAAAACAAGGAATCGAATGCTATCCGATTACGGTCAAAGATAGCTTTGCTAACGAACAAGAATATACATTTTTTCCAAGTTTATCCGGCATTTTGGCGATCGCCTCCGCTGGCGTTACCTTAAAATGTCCTGACAATCAAGAATTCTGGGTAATCTAA
- the cas6 gene encoding CRISPR-associated endoribonuclease Cas6 produces the protein MPHSLVLNILPLAPIPPGYLTGRHLHALFLTLVSSVDKKLGDRLHDAAAQKSFTLSPLQTKKCPFKKHHFLQWEHTEPIPEHTLCWWRITLLDDTLFGQLTNLWLNLNPSKPWHLGPADLMIAKILGTPQVDQPWANACSYSQLYEQASETNRLIAFSFATPTTFRQGKFDSVIPTRDCVFNSLLSRWNKYSPIAIPDLSFDALFSSFVNIRSERLTNYQSDFVGMVGEVSYRILGDVEPLVIKQINALADFAVYCGVGRKTPMGMGMTRRIVVKKVLDN, from the coding sequence ATGCCGCACAGCCTGGTTCTCAACATCCTTCCCCTGGCCCCAATTCCCCCCGGATACCTCACCGGAAGACACCTGCACGCCCTCTTTCTCACCCTCGTGAGCTCCGTTGACAAAAAACTCGGCGATCGCCTCCACGATGCCGCCGCCCAAAAATCCTTCACTCTCAGCCCTTTGCAAACTAAAAAATGCCCTTTCAAAAAACACCATTTCCTGCAATGGGAACACACAGAACCGATTCCAGAACATACCCTCTGTTGGTGGCGGATTACTCTGCTTGATGACACTCTATTCGGCCAATTAACTAATCTTTGGCTGAATCTCAATCCGTCGAAGCCGTGGCATCTCGGGCCCGCCGATTTGATGATTGCTAAAATTCTCGGAACGCCCCAAGTAGATCAACCTTGGGCTAATGCTTGTAGTTACTCTCAACTTTACGAACAAGCTTCCGAAACTAATCGTTTAATTGCTTTCAGTTTTGCGACTCCTACTACTTTTAGGCAAGGCAAATTCGATTCAGTGATTCCTACTAGAGATTGCGTTTTTAACAGTCTACTCAGTCGCTGGAATAAGTACAGCCCGATCGCAATTCCCGATCTTTCCTTCGATGCACTTTTTTCCAGTTTTGTCAATATCCGAAGTGAAAGATTGACTAACTATCAAAGCGATTTTGTGGGCATGGTTGGGGAGGTTAGTTATCGGATTTTGGGAGATGTCGAGCCTTTAGTGATTAAGCAAATTAATGCTTTGGCTGATTTTGCTGTTTACTGCGGTGTGGGCAGGAAAACTCCGATGGGGATGGGAATGACTAGGCGAATAGTTGTTAAAAAAGTTCTTGATAACTGA
- the cas4 gene encoding CRISPR-associated protein Cas4, with translation MNDSDYISIASLNQYSYCPHRCWRMSCAGEFTDNQYTIEGTSLHDRVHTMGEINRDENWQVRAIWLKSEKYKLIGKSDLIESAEGELYPVEYKRGRKGEWDNDELQVCAQALCLEEMTGKTIATGYVYYAQSHQRQLVEISEGLRQEAIATITAIQFLLQTGTMPRPNYTKRCQGCSLYQQCLPQAADKVLRYQEAN, from the coding sequence ATGAACGATTCTGATTACATTTCGATCGCATCTCTGAACCAGTATTCTTACTGTCCTCACCGCTGTTGGCGAATGTCCTGTGCGGGAGAATTTACGGATAATCAGTATACCATAGAAGGCACGAGTTTGCACGATCGCGTTCACACGATGGGCGAGATTAATCGCGATGAAAATTGGCAGGTGCGGGCGATTTGGCTGAAGTCTGAAAAGTATAAACTCATTGGTAAATCGGATTTGATTGAGTCGGCGGAGGGCGAACTTTATCCCGTGGAATACAAGCGGGGACGGAAGGGAGAATGGGATAACGATGAGTTGCAAGTTTGCGCCCAAGCGCTTTGTTTGGAGGAGATGACGGGGAAAACTATTGCGACTGGATATGTGTATTACGCGCAGTCGCATCAGCGGCAATTAGTCGAGATTTCTGAGGGGTTGAGACAGGAGGCGATCGCCACTATCACCGCTATCCAATTTTTGCTGCAAACAGGCACAATGCCTAGACCTAATTATACCAAACGCTGTCAAGGTTGCAGCCTTTATCAGCAATGTTTGCCACAAGCTGCCGATAAAGTCCTGCGCTATCAAGAAGCTAATTAA
- the cas1d gene encoding type I-D CRISPR-associated endonuclease Cas1d — MGTLYINQDDVFIGKTDERLNVKAKNQMLQDVPLIHLDGVVILGRATISPAAIAELLQRKIPLTFITDTGHYLGKLEPELSKNIFVRNAQWKAAGETPQAIHVVRGFIRGKMKNYRSSLSQTQREHSELNLASAIMQISNAIAKLDKTDNIDSLRAQEGAGSAAYFRVFNQLIRAEGFVFQPRHRPATDPVNSLMNFAYTLLRHDVQSAINIVGFDPYLGYLHMQRYGRAGLAFDLMEEFRPLVADSIILNAINRRILTPNDFTVEPLSNVVRLSETGRKEFLKLYEKKKQSEFKHPVLKRKCTYQEAFEIQGRMLAKYLMGEIDKYPPLVLY, encoded by the coding sequence GTGGGGACACTGTATATCAATCAAGATGATGTGTTTATTGGGAAAACAGATGAACGCCTCAATGTCAAGGCAAAAAATCAAATGTTACAGGATGTGCCTTTGATTCATTTAGATGGAGTGGTGATTTTGGGACGGGCGACTATTTCTCCGGCGGCGATCGCAGAATTGCTACAACGCAAAATTCCTCTGACTTTTATCACCGATACCGGTCACTATTTGGGTAAGCTGGAACCGGAATTAAGTAAAAACATTTTCGTTCGCAATGCTCAGTGGAAAGCGGCGGGGGAAACTCCGCAAGCTATTCATGTTGTCCGGGGTTTTATTCGCGGGAAAATGAAAAATTATCGCAGCAGTTTATCTCAAACTCAGCGGGAACATTCCGAACTAAATTTAGCCTCGGCAATTATGCAGATTTCCAATGCGATCGCCAAACTTGACAAAACTGACAATATTGACTCTTTGCGCGCACAGGAAGGTGCTGGTAGCGCGGCATATTTCAGGGTTTTCAACCAATTAATTCGCGCGGAAGGCTTTGTGTTTCAACCGCGACACCGCCCTGCTACCGATCCGGTGAATTCTTTGATGAATTTTGCTTACACGCTGCTGCGTCACGACGTGCAAAGCGCCATTAATATTGTGGGATTTGACCCTTATTTAGGATACCTTCACATGCAGCGCTACGGCCGCGCGGGTTTAGCATTTGATTTGATGGAAGAATTCCGCCCTTTGGTAGCAGACAGTATCATTTTGAATGCGATTAACCGCCGAATTCTGACGCCGAATGATTTTACTGTGGAACCGCTGAGTAATGTGGTGCGACTGTCGGAAACGGGACGGAAAGAGTTTCTGAAGTTGTATGAAAAGAAAAAGCAGTCTGAGTTTAAGCATCCTGTTTTGAAACGCAAGTGCACCTATCAAGAAGCTTTTGAAATTCAAGGGCGGATGTTGGCGAAATATTTGATGGGCGAGATTGACAAATATCCACCTTTAGTTTTGTACTAG
- the cas2 gene encoding CRISPR-associated endonuclease Cas2, with translation MHILISYDISEDKRRIKIHKMLKSYGQWMQYSVFECADLSETQYAKLRSRLNKVIKPNEDSILFFPLCACCQGKIERIGGVVPVDRTIFFA, from the coding sequence ATGCACATTCTGATTTCTTACGATATTTCCGAAGACAAGCGCCGGATAAAGATTCACAAAATGCTCAAGTCTTACGGGCAGTGGATGCAGTACAGTGTGTTCGAGTGTGCTGATTTGAGCGAGACTCAGTATGCTAAGTTGCGATCGCGCCTGAACAAAGTCATCAAACCGAACGAAGACAGTATTTTGTTTTTCCCGCTGTGCGCCTGCTGTCAGGGTAAGATCGAACGTATTGGTGGCGTAGTGCCAGTCGATCGCACAATATTTTTTGCTTAG
- a CDS encoding alkene reductase, with product MTTQTTSPLLLSPFKIGDLPLKNRVLMAPMTRSRAGEARMPNALIAEYYAQRASAGLIITEATVVSSQGNGWLNTPGIYSDEQGEAWKQVVTAVHARETPIFMQLWHCGRASHSSFHENNQLPVAASAIKINGEGIHTPLGKQPYETPRALETDEISLVVEDYRKAAERAKMAGFDGVEIHAANGYLIDTFLQTKTNHRTDSYGGSVENRYRFLKEIVEAIITVFPANRVGVRLSPNGIYNDMGSPEYREDFLYFAEQLNACDLAYLHLVDGLAFGFHELGTPMMISEFRDVFAGAIVGNCGYTQEQAETALSSKVADLIAFGRDFISNPDLVERFTNGWPLNPPAEVGVWYSFGPEGYIDFPTYQEPAAIS from the coding sequence ATGACCACTCAAACAACTTCTCCACTCCTACTCAGTCCCTTCAAAATCGGAGATTTACCCTTAAAAAACCGGGTACTCATGGCACCCATGACCAGATCCAGAGCCGGTGAAGCGCGGATGCCCAACGCCTTGATAGCAGAGTATTACGCTCAGCGAGCCTCCGCTGGTTTAATCATTACAGAAGCCACAGTGGTTTCTAGTCAAGGTAATGGTTGGCTCAATACGCCCGGTATTTATTCAGACGAGCAAGGCGAAGCTTGGAAACAAGTTGTGACTGCGGTTCATGCCCGCGAAACCCCGATTTTCATGCAGCTTTGGCACTGCGGACGAGCTTCCCACAGCAGTTTTCATGAAAACAATCAATTGCCAGTTGCAGCGTCTGCCATCAAAATAAACGGAGAAGGCATTCATACCCCTCTAGGCAAACAACCCTACGAAACTCCCCGCGCTCTAGAAACCGATGAAATCTCCCTGGTTGTAGAAGATTATCGCAAGGCGGCTGAACGAGCAAAAATGGCAGGTTTTGACGGTGTAGAAATTCACGCGGCAAACGGCTATCTCATTGACACATTCCTGCAAACCAAAACCAATCACCGCACTGATTCCTATGGCGGCTCAGTTGAAAACCGTTACCGTTTTCTTAAGGAAATTGTCGAGGCGATTATCACAGTATTTCCCGCAAACCGCGTGGGAGTTAGGCTTTCTCCCAACGGTATTTACAATGACATGGGTTCTCCAGAATATCGCGAAGATTTTCTGTATTTCGCGGAGCAGTTAAATGCCTGTGATTTAGCTTACCTTCACTTGGTGGACGGTTTGGCTTTTGGCTTTCACGAATTGGGAACGCCGATGATGATAAGTGAATTTCGCGATGTGTTTGCAGGGGCGATCGTCGGCAACTGCGGATATACTCAAGAACAGGCTGAAACGGCCCTGAGCAGCAAAGTTGCGGATTTAATAGCTTTTGGTCGGGATTTTATCAGCAATCCCGATTTGGTAGAGCGTTTTACTAATGGTTGGCCGCTCAATCCCCCTGCTGAAGTCGGCGTCTGGTATTCTTTTGGGCCAGAAGGTTATATCGATTTCCCTACCTATCAGGAACCGGCAGCTATTTCTTAG
- a CDS encoding protochlorophyllide reductase, translated as MAQNHKSTVIITGASSGVGLYGAKALADKGWHVVMACRDVRKAGDAARELGIPEGSFSIMEIDLGDLESVRRFARAFKASGRRLDALVCNAAIYMPLIKEPLRSPEGYELTMTTNHLGHFLLCNLMMENMKPSYYSDPRIVILGTVTHNPDELGGKIPPRPDLGKFEGFEAGFKDPISMVDGKKFEPVKAYKDSKVCNVLTMRELHRRFHESTGITFTSLYPGCVADTPLFRNHYPLFQKLFPLFQKNITGGYVSQELAGERLAMVVADPEYKQSGAYWSWGNRQKKDGKSFVQKVSPQARDDEKGERMWELSAKLVGLTDGAQMGAAAGAGRSA; from the coding sequence ATGGCACAAAATCACAAATCAACGGTTATCATTACCGGCGCTTCCTCCGGCGTCGGTTTGTACGGCGCGAAAGCTCTCGCAGACAAAGGATGGCACGTAGTCATGGCCTGTCGGGACGTGCGGAAAGCCGGAGACGCCGCCCGAGAGTTGGGTATACCTGAAGGCAGTTTCTCCATCATGGAGATTGACTTGGGCGATTTGGAAAGCGTGCGTAGGTTTGCTCGGGCATTTAAGGCCAGCGGCAGGCGTCTGGACGCTTTGGTGTGCAACGCCGCCATTTATATGCCTTTGATTAAGGAACCGCTGCGGAGCCCGGAGGGTTACGAGTTGACGATGACTACCAATCACCTGGGTCATTTCCTGCTGTGCAACCTGATGATGGAAAATATGAAGCCTTCCTATTATTCCGATCCGAGAATCGTGATTTTGGGAACCGTGACTCACAATCCAGACGAGTTGGGCGGGAAGATTCCGCCGCGCCCGGATTTGGGCAAGTTTGAGGGTTTTGAAGCGGGTTTCAAAGACCCGATTTCGATGGTTGACGGCAAGAAGTTTGAACCGGTCAAGGCTTACAAAGATAGCAAAGTTTGCAACGTGCTGACGATGCGGGAATTGCACCGCCGCTTTCACGAATCCACGGGGATTACTTTCACTTCGCTGTATCCGGGATGCGTTGCGGATACGCCGCTGTTCCGCAACCACTATCCTTTGTTTCAGAAGCTGTTCCCGCTGTTTCAGAAGAATATCACCGGGGGTTACGTGTCGCAGGAGTTGGCGGGAGAAAGGCTGGCGATGGTGGTTGCCGATCCAGAATACAAGCAATCTGGGGCTTATTGGAGTTGGGGAAATCGCCAGAAAAAAGATGGTAAGTCTTTTGTACAGAAGGTTTCTCCCCAGGCCCGCGATGATGAAAAAGGCGAGCGGATGTGGGAGTTGAGTGCTAAGTTGGTGGGATTGACTGACGGGGCTCAAATGGGTGCTGCGGCTGGTGCGGGCCGCTCTGCATAA
- a CDS encoding ShlB/FhaC/HecB family hemolysin secretion/activation protein, whose protein sequence is MAGRSQKLFLLAGIFGLVWLGKPAKTSASTVEILTSNVEDLAAVSSGDDRAFLPDTNLDKRQDLPVKNEETQLPAESERSAAAETPDLPPSAANSVDATSYTILKNRQDACEAGSEFDCGVGILPARKMLIDNGATSQPDRTFSTKTQETELFNRARKLEESIDSKKIDLGGDRASHLAQLPNPILPREPELPAPEPPQPPAPSPLQPTRPTPVESEIRPGIPGTIKVAGFEFEGNTAFSDRELAEVTQQFAGREITFAELIAAEAAVTQKYVAAGYINSGAVIPANQTFPREGGVVKIRIVEGGLDEIVITGNRRLNSNYVRSRLDRATRRPLNRYRLLEALQLLQLDPLIGNISAELQAGSRPENSRLEVRVKEADSFSAEVFADNNRSPSVGSFRRGVRINQANLLGLGDGLEVSYANTDGSNEFNGSYTVPVNARNGTIGFAASAASTNIIEEPFDAAQIEGKSRTYELTYRQPIVEKPDRTLALGLSFSRQESDTFLSGKRFALSAGANERGETRVSAVRFFQEYVQRSSSQVFAARSQFSLGTNLFGATANDSGPDSHFLAWRGQAQYVRLLAPETLLIVRSDIQLADRPLLSLEQIGIGGVQSVRGYRQDLLLTDSGAIASAEVRIPVWRVPEVQGLLQVAPFIDFGVGWNHSEEKPNPDSDKLLGAGLGLVWQMGDRLNVRLDYGIPLINARSGDRTLQEKGLYFRINYFAF, encoded by the coding sequence ATGGCTGGTCGCTCACAAAAACTATTTTTACTCGCTGGAATTTTTGGGTTAGTTTGGCTGGGAAAACCAGCGAAAACATCCGCTAGCACAGTTGAAATTTTGACCTCAAATGTTGAGGATTTGGCAGCAGTTAGCAGCGGAGACGATCGAGCTTTCCTTCCCGATACTAATCTTGACAAACGCCAAGACTTGCCCGTAAAAAACGAGGAAACGCAGTTACCCGCTGAGTCAGAACGATCGGCGGCGGCGGAAACTCCCGACTTACCGCCGTCTGCGGCAAATTCAGTCGATGCGACATCTTACACCATTCTCAAGAACAGGCAAGATGCCTGTGAAGCGGGGAGTGAGTTTGATTGTGGGGTGGGCATTCTGCCCGCCCGTAAAATGCTTATTGACAATGGTGCAACATCTCAGCCCGATCGCACATTCAGCACAAAAACTCAAGAAACCGAGCTTTTTAACCGAGCTCGAAAACTAGAAGAAAGTATTGACAGCAAAAAAATTGATTTGGGTGGCGATCGAGCCTCGCATCTGGCCCAACTGCCCAACCCAATTCTGCCGCGAGAACCGGAATTGCCAGCTCCTGAGCCGCCGCAACCCCCTGCGCCGTCTCCCCTCCAACCCACCCGGCCAACACCCGTTGAAAGCGAAATTAGACCGGGTATTCCCGGTACAATTAAGGTCGCTGGCTTTGAATTTGAGGGCAACACAGCTTTTAGCGATCGCGAACTCGCAGAAGTTACGCAACAGTTTGCGGGGCGCGAAATCACCTTTGCCGAACTGATCGCAGCCGAAGCAGCCGTCACTCAAAAATATGTAGCCGCGGGATACATCAATTCCGGCGCTGTAATTCCCGCCAACCAAACCTTTCCGAGAGAAGGAGGTGTGGTGAAAATTCGGATTGTAGAAGGCGGATTAGATGAAATTGTGATTACTGGAAACAGGCGCTTAAATTCAAATTACGTGCGATCGCGCCTCGATCGCGCCACCAGACGCCCCCTCAACCGATATCGGCTGCTGGAAGCCTTGCAACTGCTGCAACTCGACCCGTTAATTGGCAATATTTCGGCCGAATTGCAAGCCGGAAGCCGCCCGGAAAACAGTCGCTTAGAAGTGCGCGTCAAAGAAGCAGACAGCTTTAGCGCTGAAGTGTTCGCAGACAACAACCGATCGCCCAGCGTCGGCAGTTTTCGGCGCGGTGTTCGCATCAATCAAGCAAATTTGCTCGGTTTGGGCGACGGATTAGAGGTATCTTATGCTAACACCGACGGCAGCAACGAATTCAACGGCAGCTACACAGTCCCCGTCAACGCGCGCAACGGCACGATTGGGTTCGCTGCGAGTGCTGCTAGCACTAACATCATCGAGGAACCGTTCGATGCTGCCCAAATTGAGGGGAAATCGCGGACTTACGAATTAACTTACCGCCAGCCGATTGTCGAAAAGCCCGATCGCACTTTGGCTTTGGGACTGAGTTTTTCGCGGCAAGAAAGCGATACATTCCTGTCGGGGAAACGATTTGCGCTTTCGGCGGGAGCAAATGAGCGCGGTGAAACCCGGGTTTCGGCTGTGCGGTTTTTTCAAGAATACGTGCAGCGGAGTTCCAGCCAAGTGTTCGCGGCGCGATCGCAATTCTCTCTCGGCACTAATCTGTTCGGCGCTACTGCGAACGATAGCGGGCCCGACAGCCACTTTCTGGCGTGGCGCGGACAAGCGCAATACGTGCGGCTGTTAGCGCCCGAAACCTTGCTGATAGTGCGTTCCGACATTCAATTAGCCGATCGCCCCCTGCTTTCCCTCGAACAAATCGGGATCGGCGGCGTTCAAAGCGTGCGCGGATACCGCCAAGATTTGCTGTTAACTGATAGCGGTGCGATCGCGTCTGCTGAAGTGCGAATCCCGGTTTGGCGTGTCCCGGAAGTCCAAGGATTGTTGCAAGTGGCTCCGTTTATCGATTTTGGGGTAGGGTGGAACCATTCGGAGGAAAAGCCGAATCCCGACTCGGATAAACTGCTGGGTGCGGGTTTGGGGCTGGTTTGGCAAATGGGCGATCGGTTGAATGTGCGTTTAGACTACGGTATTCCTTTGATTAATGCTCGATCGGGCGATCGAACTTTGCAGGAAAAAGGCTTATACTTTCGGATTAATTACTTTGCTTTCTAG
- a CDS encoding Uma2 family endonuclease yields the protein MVQIKTKLTFAEFLEKYPEGSGIYELVNGEIVKVEATRAHKNVARFLVKSFDRESDRLGLDYIVDKDIVLRTVTASGQEQGRNPDVGVVKASVWNSNVRGYGALTEPIQLAVEVTSTNWEDDYVDKLDEYQRLGICEYWIVDYLAIASRAYLGNPKIPTVFVYSLENGSYLVQSFRGNERIISKTFPELEITVEQLVLSSQIQNI from the coding sequence ATGGTTCAGATAAAAACTAAACTAACATTTGCAGAGTTTCTCGAAAAGTACCCAGAGGGATCGGGCATCTACGAACTTGTAAATGGAGAGATTGTCAAAGTGGAAGCAACCAGAGCTCATAAAAATGTGGCACGATTTCTTGTTAAGTCTTTCGACAGAGAAAGCGATCGCTTGGGACTTGACTATATCGTTGACAAAGATATAGTTTTGAGAACTGTAACAGCGTCTGGACAAGAACAAGGCAGAAATCCTGATGTTGGCGTGGTTAAGGCATCAGTATGGAACAGCAATGTACGCGGCTACGGAGCTCTTACCGAACCTATCCAATTAGCAGTAGAAGTTACCTCAACTAACTGGGAAGACGACTATGTGGATAAACTAGATGAGTATCAACGCCTCGGCATTTGTGAGTATTGGATTGTGGACTATTTAGCGATCGCTTCTAGGGCTTATCTAGGAAATCCCAAAATTCCCACCGTTTTCGTTTACTCTTTGGAAAATGGCAGTTATTTAGTTCAAAGTTTTAGAGGTAATGAGCGAATTATCTCTAAAACTTTTCCCGAACTAGAAATCACTGTAGAGCAACTTGTACTCAGCAGCCAAATTCAAAACATTTAG